From the Deltaproteobacteria bacterium genome, one window contains:
- a CDS encoding LLM class flavin-dependent oxidoreductase yields the protein MKVSVSVGSAYYDGSRWNDLVAYVQAAERLGADTAWSAEAWGMEAVASLGYLAAVTQRIRLGSGIMQVSARTPAATALTALSLAQLSGDRFSLGLGVSGPQVVEGLHGAAFADPVGRLREFVEIVRMGLRGERLRYEGKHYVLPRPGGEGKALRSSIPPRPDLPIHLATLGPKALELTGELADGWLGTSFIPEHAEVMLDPIRRGAARAGRTLGDIEIQVNAHLAVSDDVESLIGRAKLGMAFALGGMGSATTNFYNAAYARAGFADAAREVQRLWVTGDKAAAVAAVPEELVLSAYLIGTESMVRDRIRAYAGAGVDTLRLGPNGNTAAEQIEHLERAVDLVRSATAG from the coding sequence ATGAAGGTCTCGGTGTCCGTGGGGAGCGCGTACTACGACGGCTCCCGCTGGAACGACCTGGTCGCCTACGTGCAGGCGGCGGAACGCCTCGGCGCCGACACCGCGTGGTCGGCCGAGGCGTGGGGCATGGAGGCGGTGGCGTCGCTCGGGTACCTGGCGGCGGTCACGCAACGGATCCGGCTCGGCTCGGGCATCATGCAGGTGAGCGCCCGCACGCCGGCCGCCACGGCGCTCACGGCGCTCTCGCTCGCGCAGCTCTCGGGCGACCGCTTCTCGCTCGGCCTCGGTGTCAGCGGCCCGCAGGTGGTGGAGGGCCTGCACGGCGCGGCCTTCGCCGATCCGGTCGGCCGGCTGCGCGAGTTCGTCGAGATCGTGCGGATGGGCTTGCGGGGCGAGCGCCTGCGCTACGAGGGCAAGCACTACGTGCTGCCGCGCCCGGGCGGCGAGGGCAAGGCGCTGCGCTCGTCGATCCCACCGCGCCCCGACCTGCCGATCCACCTGGCGACGCTCGGCCCGAAGGCGCTCGAGCTGACCGGCGAGCTCGCGGACGGGTGGCTCGGCACCTCGTTCATCCCCGAGCACGCCGAGGTGATGCTGGACCCGATCCGGCGCGGCGCCGCCCGCGCGGGCCGCACGCTCGGCGACATCGAGATCCAGGTGAACGCGCACCTGGCCGTGTCCGACGACGTCGAGTCCTTGATCGGGCGGGCCAAGCTGGGAATGGCGTTCGCCCTCGGCGGCATGGGCTCGGCCACCACCAACTTCTACAACGCCGCCTATGCGCGGGCGGGCTTCGCCGACGCGGCGCGGGAGGTGCAGCGGCTCTGGGTGACCGGCGACAAGGCGGCGGCGGTGGCGGCCGTCCCCGAGGAGCTCGTGCTGTCGGCCTACCTGATCGGGACGGAGTCGATGGTGCGCGATCGCATCCGCGCCTACGCGGGCGCCGGGGTCGACACGCTGCGCCTCGGGCCGAACGGCAACACGGCCG
- a CDS encoding FAD-dependent oxidoreductase, giving the protein MSRLTRRELLAGAAGAGLGWAGATLPARWLADPDRPPELYESFVDCFWFDAAGLREGPLRPPLAGDQRADVAILGGGFTGLATAYHLARRNPSRRIVVLEGARCGYGASGRNGGFADRTYTGFPDYVAAHGPERARPVYDAIALGMASIERFVAEHGVDCDLERNGSLRMAAGDAQVEALAAAVEAARGLGIGARLVEGAELRALVHTERFPAGMLAPDTAILNPAKLARGMLRVVESLGVEVFEATRVLRVEPGDPLRIRAELGTVSAPRAVIALNGYAPQIGVLARRLVPLANYVVATEPLSPQQWEAIGWSGRQGLSDARVQFMYLRPTADGRIVAGGEGAPYTYGSRPSSGIDASVVERLRRSLLETFPQLAGIRFTHAWGGTMAFTRDFTPRIGSLDDAGRLAFGLGYCGEGVVMSQLFGRLLAAVVDGQRRELDGLPFLGVPPWVGPEPLRALGVRAAERALRWLAHEP; this is encoded by the coding sequence ATGAGCCGGCTCACGCGGCGCGAGCTCCTCGCCGGCGCCGCCGGCGCCGGGCTCGGCTGGGCCGGCGCGACCCTGCCCGCGCGCTGGCTCGCCGATCCGGACCGCCCGCCCGAGCTCTACGAGTCCTTCGTCGACTGCTTCTGGTTCGATGCGGCGGGCCTGCGCGAAGGCCCCCTGCGCCCGCCGCTCGCGGGCGACCAGCGCGCCGACGTGGCGATCCTCGGGGGCGGCTTCACGGGGCTCGCGACCGCCTACCACCTCGCGCGCCGGAATCCCTCCCGGCGCATCGTGGTGCTCGAGGGCGCGCGCTGCGGCTACGGCGCGAGCGGCCGCAACGGGGGCTTCGCCGACCGGACCTACACGGGCTTCCCGGACTACGTCGCCGCGCACGGGCCCGAGCGGGCGCGTCCGGTGTACGACGCGATCGCGCTCGGCATGGCCTCGATCGAGCGCTTCGTCGCCGAGCACGGCGTGGACTGCGACCTCGAGCGCAACGGCAGCCTGCGCATGGCGGCCGGCGACGCCCAGGTCGAGGCGCTGGCGGCGGCCGTCGAGGCGGCGCGCGGCCTCGGGATCGGCGCGCGCCTGGTCGAGGGGGCGGAGCTGCGGGCGCTCGTCCACACCGAGCGCTTCCCGGCCGGCATGCTCGCGCCCGACACCGCGATCCTGAACCCGGCGAAGCTGGCGCGCGGGATGCTGCGCGTGGTCGAGTCGCTCGGGGTCGAGGTCTTCGAGGCCACGCGCGTGCTGCGCGTCGAGCCCGGCGATCCGCTGCGCATCCGCGCCGAGCTCGGGACCGTCTCCGCGCCGCGCGCCGTGATCGCGCTGAACGGCTACGCGCCGCAGATCGGCGTCCTCGCCCGGCGGCTCGTCCCGCTCGCCAACTACGTCGTCGCGACCGAGCCGCTCTCGCCGCAGCAGTGGGAGGCGATCGGCTGGAGCGGGCGCCAGGGGCTCTCGGACGCGCGCGTGCAGTTCATGTACCTGCGCCCGACCGCGGACGGCCGGATCGTCGCGGGCGGCGAAGGCGCACCCTACACCTACGGCAGCCGCCCGAGCAGCGGGATCGACGCGTCCGTGGTCGAGAGGCTCCGGCGCAGCCTCCTCGAGACCTTCCCGCAGCTCGCGGGGATCCGCTTCACCCACGCCTGGGGCGGCACGATGGCGTTCACGCGCGACTTCACGCCGCGCATCGGCTCGCTCGACGACGCCGGGCGCCTCGCCTTCGGGCTCGGCTACTGCGGCGAGGGCGTCGTGATGAGCCAGCTCTTCGGGCGCCTGCTGGCGGCCGTCGTCGACGGCCAGCGGCGCGAGCTCGACGGGCTACCGTTCCTCGGCGTGCCGCCGTGGGTCGGCCCCGAGCCGCTCCGCGCCCTCGGCGTCCGCGCGGCCGAGCGCGCGCTGCGCTGGCTCGCGCACGAGCCGTGA